In the Streptomyces sp. cg36 genome, one interval contains:
- a CDS encoding endo-beta-N-acetylglucosaminidase H → MRTSRRSTARTTALALLAAAALAVGATAATSAEGAPTVKKQGPTSVAYIEVNSNSMLNVGKYTLANGGGNVFDIAVVFAANINYDTAKKSAYLYFNPNVQRVLDNVATQIRPLQAKGIKVMLSVLGNHEGAGFANFPSKAAASAFAKQLSDAVSTYGLDGIDFDDEYAEYGRNGTGQPNSSSFVYLVSALRDNMPNKLISLYNIGPSASRLSYGGVNISSKFNYAWNPYYGTWGVPGIALPKANLSPAAIDFAATSSSTAAGLAKRTVSEGYGVYLTYNLDAADRHTYMSAFTRQLYGTDAVYTP, encoded by the coding sequence ATGCGCACATCACGCCGGAGCACAGCACGGACGACGGCACTCGCACTCCTGGCCGCCGCGGCACTCGCGGTCGGCGCCACGGCGGCCACCTCGGCCGAGGGGGCGCCCACGGTGAAGAAGCAGGGGCCGACCTCGGTGGCCTACATCGAGGTGAACAGCAACAGCATGCTCAACGTCGGCAAGTACACCCTCGCCAACGGCGGCGGCAACGTCTTCGACATCGCCGTGGTGTTCGCCGCCAACATCAACTACGACACCGCCAAGAAGTCGGCGTACCTGTACTTCAACCCCAACGTGCAGCGCGTCCTCGACAACGTTGCCACGCAGATCCGCCCGCTCCAGGCGAAGGGCATCAAGGTGATGCTGTCGGTGCTCGGCAACCACGAGGGCGCCGGGTTCGCCAACTTCCCCTCCAAGGCCGCCGCTTCGGCGTTCGCCAAACAGCTCTCGGACGCCGTGAGCACGTACGGCCTGGACGGCATCGACTTCGACGACGAGTACGCCGAGTACGGCCGCAACGGCACCGGCCAGCCCAACAGCAGCTCGTTCGTGTACCTGGTCTCGGCGCTGCGCGACAACATGCCCAACAAGCTGATCTCGCTGTACAACATCGGCCCGTCGGCGTCGAGGCTGTCCTACGGCGGCGTGAACATCTCCTCGAAGTTCAACTACGCCTGGAACCCCTACTACGGCACCTGGGGAGTTCCCGGCATCGCCCTGCCGAAGGCGAACCTGTCGCCCGCGGCCATCGACTTCGCGGCCACCTCCTCCAGCACCGCGGCCGGCCTCGCCAAGCGGACGGTGAGCGAGGGATACGGCGTCTACCTCACCTACAACCTGGACGCCGCCGACCGGCACACCTACATGTCGGCGTTCACCCGGCAGCTGT